Proteins from a genomic interval of Pseudomonas sp. RC10:
- a CDS encoding AraC family transcriptional regulator gives MRPMSTLDQPASLPLNDPVRRAVVGPWLIELLPASAYEARYVATHSSIGFAFDSQRGVHAIGSDRVRPFDALPNGLAFVPAGCDVYSQSSKGGEYLRVLRPDGWALNDERPFNNRIDPQAIRLAQRMRNALLKPASDDDWELWAMTLASRVCAEAESAGSGSITPRRLRLLDEYLDAGLSEPISVQAMAALLDLSEGYFMRAFTEATGTSPHRYLIDRRIARARSLLRDPAQRLADIAHACGFSSQAHMTTTFTQRLGVSPGVFRR, from the coding sequence ATGAGGCCCATGAGCACCCTTGATCAGCCTGCCTCTCTGCCCCTCAACGACCCGGTACGACGCGCCGTCGTCGGGCCGTGGCTGATCGAATTGCTGCCTGCCAGCGCGTACGAAGCCCGCTACGTCGCCACGCACTCATCCATCGGTTTCGCCTTCGACAGCCAGCGCGGTGTCCATGCCATCGGCAGCGACCGCGTGCGCCCGTTCGATGCCCTGCCCAATGGACTGGCCTTCGTGCCTGCCGGGTGTGACGTCTATTCGCAATCGTCCAAGGGGGGCGAATATCTTCGGGTGCTGCGCCCCGATGGTTGGGCGCTGAATGACGAACGCCCGTTCAATAACCGGATCGACCCTCAAGCCATTCGCCTCGCTCAACGCATGCGCAACGCGCTGTTGAAGCCTGCGTCGGACGATGACTGGGAGCTTTGGGCGATGACGCTGGCGAGTCGTGTCTGCGCCGAGGCAGAAAGCGCAGGATCAGGATCGATTACCCCTCGCCGCCTGCGTCTGCTCGACGAGTATCTCGACGCCGGTTTGAGTGAGCCCATCAGCGTGCAGGCAATGGCCGCGCTGCTCGACCTGTCCGAGGGCTATTTCATGCGTGCCTTCACCGAGGCGACGGGAACCAGCCCTCACCGCTACCTGATCGACCGCCGCATCGCTCGCGCCCGTTCGCTGTTGCGCGACCCGGCACAACGGCTGGCCGACATTGCGCACGCCTGCGGTTTCTCGTCTCAGGCGCACATGACCACGACTTTCACCCAACGGCTCGGCGTCAGCCCCGGGGTCTTTCGGCGCTGA
- a CDS encoding ABC transporter substrate-binding protein gives MPQKRSTIPRKGRFGAVLTLAASVLVATLGAPQAAQAEGQLRIAEQFGVVYLLLNVARDQQLIEKHGKEAGVDIKVDWTQLSGGSAVNDALLSGAVDIAGAGVGPLLTIWDRTHGKQNVKAVASLGNFPYYLVSNNPNVKTIADFSEKDRIAVPAVGVSVQSRYLQFASAKLWGDADYNRLDKYTVNLPHPDAAAALKTGGTELNGHFSNPPFQEQEVENKNVHVVLNSYDVLGPNSPTVLFATEKFREDNPKTYQAFIDALADAADYIKRDKAGAADTYIRITHSSIDRAQLIKIIENPQFEFTINPKNTYPMAEFLYRVGAIKTKPTSWKDYFFQDAKLLEGS, from the coding sequence ATGCCTCAAAAACGCTCGACAATTCCTCGCAAAGGCCGCTTTGGCGCTGTGCTGACGCTGGCCGCCAGTGTGTTGGTCGCGACACTGGGCGCGCCGCAAGCCGCTCAGGCTGAAGGCCAATTGCGCATCGCCGAACAGTTCGGTGTGGTCTACCTGTTGCTCAACGTGGCACGGGATCAGCAGTTGATCGAGAAGCACGGCAAGGAAGCGGGCGTCGATATCAAGGTGGACTGGACGCAGCTGTCAGGCGGCTCGGCGGTGAATGACGCCCTGCTCTCTGGCGCCGTGGACATCGCCGGTGCAGGCGTGGGCCCATTGCTGACCATCTGGGACCGCACCCATGGCAAACAGAACGTCAAAGCCGTGGCCTCCTTGGGGAACTTCCCGTATTACCTGGTGAGCAATAACCCTAACGTCAAAACCATCGCTGACTTCAGCGAGAAAGACCGCATCGCCGTGCCCGCCGTCGGCGTGTCGGTGCAATCGCGCTACCTGCAATTTGCTTCGGCCAAATTGTGGGGCGATGCCGACTACAACCGCCTCGACAAATACACCGTCAACCTGCCGCACCCGGACGCCGCCGCTGCGCTCAAAACCGGTGGCACCGAGCTGAACGGCCACTTCTCCAACCCGCCGTTTCAGGAGCAGGAAGTGGAGAACAAGAACGTCCATGTGGTGCTGAATTCCTACGACGTGTTGGGCCCGAACTCGCCGACGGTGTTGTTCGCCACGGAAAAATTCCGTGAGGACAACCCCAAGACCTATCAGGCGTTCATTGACGCATTGGCGGATGCCGCGGACTACATCAAGCGCGACAAGGCGGGCGCGGCGGACACCTACATTCGCATCACCCACTCCAGCATCGACCGTGCGCAGTTGATCAAGATCATCGAAAACCCGCAATTCGAATTCACCATCAACCCGAAGAACACCTACCCGATGGCCGAATTCCTCTACCGCGTCGGCGCGATCAAGACCAAGCCAACCTCGTGGAAAGATTATTTCTTCCAGGATGCGAAGTTGCTGGAAGGGAGTTGA